The Antedon mediterranea chromosome 7, ecAntMedi1.1, whole genome shotgun sequence genome has a segment encoding these proteins:
- the LOC140055268 gene encoding uncharacterized protein, with translation MDNNYIHISTVVASTCILMTTVWLFAIRRSSNTRRRVVKRPVGEASCRNYNIVKATVPRFSGLTLKFATTLSNSVLGGFISSVTASEANLYLFRNLQLDDIPTYQPRFPFSGPQAKVNEKCATDNLVFKKQKRSRKEFNYHSVSEFHQAYLSGEVTPSEVAEDAIEAIQMSEAREPKLRAFIEYNTFEIRRMAKESTDRYSKGTWLSVFDGVPVAFKNELHCVPYHRRAGSECFGSEQSVEDAAVVAKMRAAGAMILGVTNMHEFGLGTTGCNPGKLHGTARNPYNTNHYTGGSSSGSSAAVSSGLCPVAFGTDAGGSIRIPSSFCGIVGLKATLGRISYYGGAGQCYSCLHCGPICSSVRDVALAYAMVAGPDPRDPFTVDQPEVTLQNFDNIDLYNIKIGIDWHFFRDCDKEILSACEKAVKHLEMNGAKVIDIEIPELEEARIGHIITCLAEMRPTITNVLCDHYNKISCESRLNMSAANNISATDFVLANKQRTRTINFLKDIYQQVDVIITPGTPITAPEIQPGDLNYGTFDSDTIVDSMRYMFLGDFVGNPCLVVPVGFSQKGLPISLQIHGRWWEEDIVLRIGNVAEMACPPRPQPEVFYSLL, from the exons ATGGACAACAACTATATTCATATTTCTACTGTTGTTGCCTCAACATGTATCCTTATGACAACCGTGTGGTTGTTCGCTATCCGGAGAAGTAGCAACACAAGAAGGCGCGTCGTAAAGAGACCCGTAGGTGAAGCTAGCTGCCGAAATTACAATATCGTGAAAGCG aCAGTACCAAGATTTTCCGGCTTGACACTAAAGTTTGCCACGACATTATCAAATTCT gttctTGGTGGTTTTATTTCCTCGGTCACAGCAAG CGAAGCTAACCTATATTTGTTTCGAAATTTGCAATTGGATGATATTCCAACGTACCAACCACGATTCCCATTTAGCGGACCACAAGCCAAAGTGAACGAGAAATGTGCCACAGATAACTTGGTTTTTAAGAAACAGAAACGTTCGAGAAAGGAATTCAACTATCACAGTGTTTCTGAATTCCATCAAGCGTACct gtCTGGTGAAGTTACACCTTCTGAAGTAGCCGAGGATGCGATTGAAGCTATACAGATGTCAGAAGCACGAGAACCAAAACTGCGAGCTTTTATTGAATACAATACCTTTGAAATCAGACGT aTGGCTAAGGAGTCTACTGATAGATACAGCAAAGGAACTTGGTTGTCTGTGTTTGATGGAGTTCCCGTAGCTTTTAAAAATGAGCTTCATTGT GTACCATACCACAGACGGGCTGGAAGTGAATGCTTTGGCAGTGAGCAGAGCGTGGAAGACGCCGCTGTTGTAGCCAAGATGAGAGCAGCTGGAGCTATGATACTAGGGGTTACAAATATGCACGAGTTTGGCCTAGGTACCACTGGCTGTAACCCAGGCAA ATTACATGGAACGGCAAGAAATCCTTACAACACTAATCATTACACTGGCGGAAGCTCAAGTGGTTCATCCGCAGCGGTATCTTCTG GTTTATGTCCAGTAGCGTTTGGTACTGACGCAGGAGGATCGATCCGTATTCCTTCCTCATTCTGTGGTATAGTTGGGCTTAAAGCAACGCTAGGCCGCATTAGTTATTATGGTGGAGCAGGGCAATGTTACTCTTGCTTGCATTGTGGGCCAATTTGCTCGTCTGTACGAGATGTAGCCCTGGCCTATG CTATGGTTGCCGGTCCAGATCCTCGAGATCCTTTCACCGTCGACCAACCAGAAGTCACGCTTCAAAACTTTGATAATATTGATCTCTACAACATTAAGATTGGAATTGATTGGCATTTCTTTAGA GACTGTGATAAAGAAATCCTTAGCGCATGTGAAAAag CTGTCAAGCATCTAGAGATGAACGGAGCTAAGGTTATTGACATTGAGATTCCAGAGTTGGAAGAAGCTAGAATTGGCCATATCATTACATGCTTAGCAGAGATGAGGCCTACAATTACAAATGTTCTATGTGACCACTACAATAAAATA TCATGCGAATCCAGGTTGAACATGTCAGCAGCCAACAACATATCAGCCACAGACTTTGTACTAGCGAATAAACAACGAACAAGAACTATCAACTTTCTGAAAGATATTTATCAACAAGTAGATGTTATAATAACACCAG GAACACCTATTACAGCTCCTGAGATCCAGCCTGGCGATCTCAACTATGGAACGTTTGATTCGGACACTATAGTTGATTCAATGAG GTATATGTTTTTGGGTGATTTTGTTGGTAATCCGTGTTTAGTTGTTCCCGTTGGATTCAGTCAGAAGGGTTTGCCGATAAGTCTCCAGATCCACGGAAGATGGTGGGAAGAGGATATAGTACTACGGATCGGGAATGTGGCGGAGATGGCTTGTCCGCCTCGACCTCAACCAGAGGTCTTTTACTCCTTACTGTGA
- the LOC140054453 gene encoding actin-binding protein WASF3-like, which yields MPLSLRDVKPVHVSRDAREMRDISKNLEHYKNFTLVNVIRQLSNLSAHAEDIFTSIHQEASDIFHRMHKLRNKVHKLSNVIDTLDPLVDDDDLEGALQKVPFYSNSTCDNNLMDITRRPKCVEEMYQRSEVMPDLECLTEFREDGKKSSDLYSNPKSFFDFWRSQQEKNLSSRGDKKRKSKYRPYKRIQPTIPLPCDRHKAMVQKKKALERKGKGRELEEIDKEHIRAEMAMMRDKNDNLSNGDNVEVYSELQILAPVDRSASIAGGLLNLLVNQGIKVNQEPEVQDETDVVAKLLQQQMELSDGEDVGWDDDEFDDCEDI from the exons ATGCCTCTGTCACTTCGAGATGTCAAACCAGTCCACGTGAGTAGGGACGCACGTGAGATGAGAGACATATCCAAGAATTTAGAACATTATAAAAACTTCACACTGGTAAATGTTATTCGCCAGTTGAGTAACCTTAGCGCACATGCGGAGGATATTTTTACTTCCATCCACCAGGAGGCATCGGACATCTTCCACAGAATGCACAAACTTCGGAATAAAGTTCATAAACTCTCCAATGTGATTGACACACTGGATCCTTTGGTTGATGATG ATGACTTGGAAGGTGCATTACAAAAGGTGCCATTTTACAGTAACAGCACATGTGACAACAACTTAATGGACATTACAAGGAGACCCAAATGTGTTGAGGAAATGTACCAGAGGTCAGAGGTCATGCCAGATTTGGAATGTCTGACAGAATTCAG ggAGGATGGTAAAAAAAGCTCCGATTTGTATAGTAATCCAAAGTCTTTCTTTGATTTTTGGCGTTCACAACAAGAAAAAAACTTATCAAGTCGAGGAGATAAAAAGAGAAAG TCTAAATACAGACCTTACAAACGTATACAGCCTACCATACCTTTACCATGCGACAGACATAAAGCGATGGTACAAAAGAAGAAGGCGTTGGAAAGGAAAGGTAAAGGAAGAGAGTTAGAAGAAATCGATAAAGAACACATCAGAGCTGAAATGGCCATGATGAGAGATAAAAATGACAACTTAAGTAATGGTGATAACGTTGAAGTGTATTCGGAGCTGCAAATACTAGCCCCTGTGGACCGGTCCGCATCAATTGCTGGCGGTCTCTTAAATCTGCTTGTGAATCAAG GAATTAAGGTGAACCAAGAGCCAGAAGTTCAAGATGAAACGGATGTTGTTGCTAAGTTACTCCAACAACAGATGGAGTTAAGTGATGGAGAAGACGTTGGATgggatgatgatgaatttgatGATTGCGaagacatttaa
- the LOC140055269 gene encoding zinc finger C4H2 domain-containing protein-like — MEDENASKVFQKLEQIKDIRGKTLQLEKIKSRLLVEFEETENEEERLKEYKGEMEMLMQEKMAHVEELRLIHADINLMESTIKQAESDRNRAFNHAKHLYEDFHMLKQQIDLQRASIGLESTPDLSQEDAKLTTSYFQGQKSEWQNEDQPEPALPQSLVAAATAAQTLQMPQEGHTPERPSFRQQAPPMKACLSCHQQIHRNAPICPLCKAKSRSRNPKKPKKKVDE; from the exons ATGGAGGATGAAAATGCAAGCAAGGTATTTCAGAAACTTGAACAAATTAAAGATATTCG AGGAAAAACCTTGCAGTTAGAAAAGATAAAGAGCCGGCTTCTGGTGGAGTTTGAAGAAACCGAAAATGAGGAGGAACGACTGAAGGAATACAAAGGCGAGATGGAGATGCTGATGCAAGAAAAGATGGCGCACGTTGAAGAGCTTCGACTAATTCACGCTGATATCAACTTG ATGGAATCAACCATTAAACAGGCAGAATCCGACAGGAACCGTGCATTCAACCATGCCAAGCACCTGTACGAAGACTTCCATATGTTAAAACAACAGATTGATTTACAGAGGGCTAGCATTGGCCTTGAGTCAACCCCTGACCTGTCGCAAGAAGATGCTAAGCTTACTACAAG CTATTTCCAAGGACAAAAGAGCGAATGGCAAAATGAAGACCAACCAGAACCTGCCCTGCCACAGTCGCTGGTGGCAGCAGCAACTGCAGCTCAGACACTGCAGATGCCCCAGGAAGGCCACACACCTGAAAGACCAAGCTTCAGGCAGCAAGCGCCACCCATGAAA GCGTGTTTGTCTTGTCATCAACAAATCCATCGTAACGCTCCCATCTGCCCTCTGTGCAAAGCAAAGAGCAGATCTAGAAATCCGAAGAAACCTAAGAAAAAGGTTGACGAGTAG